From a region of the Narcine bancroftii isolate sNarBan1 chromosome 5, sNarBan1.hap1, whole genome shotgun sequence genome:
- the LOC138765355 gene encoding collagen alpha-1(XXVII) chain A-like, with translation MWGTGTKGMKGRVETLGEMGLGKWETRGKGMVGRVENLGERGLGKWETGGKDKKGRVGTLGESGLGKWETGGKDMKGRVGTLGERVLGKWETAAKDMEGRVGTVGDRGLGKWETGGKYKKGRVGTLGESGLGKWETGGKDMKGRVGTLGERVLGKWETAAKDKKGRVGTLGEMRLGKWETGGKDMKGRVGTLGERVLGKWETATKDMEGRMGTVGEMRLGKWETGGKDMKGRVETLGERGLGKWETGGKDMEGRVGTVGEMRLGVWETEGRVWTLGERGLGKWGTGAKGTEGRVETLGEMGLGKWETRGKGMQGRVETLGEMGLGKWETGGKGMEGRVETLERGGWECGRQGARTWRGGWGHWER, from the coding sequence ATGTGGGGGACAGGGACCAAGGGCATGAAGGGGAGGGTGGAGACACTGGGAGAGATGGGGTTGGGAAAGTGGGAGACGAGGGGCAAGGGCATGGTGGGGAGAGTGGAAAAtctgggagagagggggttgggAAAGTGGGAGACAGGGGGCAAGGACaagaaggggagggtggggacTCTGGGAGAGAGTGGGCTGGGAAAGTGGGAGACAGGGGGCAAGGACAtgaaggggagggtggggacTCTGGGAGAGAGGGTGTTGGGAAAGTGGGAGACAGCGGCCAAGGACATGGAGGGAAGGGTGGGGACAGTGGGAGACAGGGGGTTGGGAAAGTGGGAGACAGGGGGCAAGTACaagaaggggagggtggggacTCTGGGAGAGAGTGGGCTGGGAAAGTGGGAGACAGGGGGCAAGGACAtgaaggggagggtggggacTCTGGGAGAGAGGGTGTTGGGAAAGTGGGAGACAGCGGCCAAGGACaagaaggggagggtggggacTCTGGGAGAGATGAGGTTGGGAAAGTGGGAGACAGGGGGCAAGGACAtgaaggggagggtggggacTCTGGGAGAGAGGGTGTTGGGAAAGTGGGAGACAGCGACCAAGGACatggaggggaggatggggaCAGTGGGAGAGATGAGGTTGGGAAAGTGGGAGACAGGGGGCAAGGACATGAAGGGGAGAGTGGAGACtctgggagagagggggttgggAAAGTGGGAGACAGGGGGCAAGgacatggaggggagggtggggacagTGGGAGAGATGAGGTTGGGAGTGTGGGAGACAGAGGGGAGGGTGTGGACtctgggagagagggggttgggAAAGTGGGGGACAGGGGCCAAGGGCacggaggggagggtggagacaCTGGGAGAGATGGGGTTGGGAAAGTGGGAGACACGGGGCAAGGGCATGCAGGGGAGGGTGGAGACACTGGGAGAGATGGGGTTGGGAAAGTGGGAGACAGGGGGCAAGggcatggaggggagggtggagactCTGGAGAGAGGGGGTTGGGAATGTGGGAGACAGGGAGCAAGgacatggaggggagggtggggacaCTGGGAAAGATGA